In Janthinobacterium sp. J1-1, a single genomic region encodes these proteins:
- a CDS encoding insulinase family protein has protein sequence MSTFEKVSSNFIPVLQATIEQYVEPASGMRHIHMHTEQAEMVFLVAFPTVPEVSDGRAHILEHLALCGSARYPVRDPFFSMLRRSTATFMNAMTYPDRTVYPFASTDRKDFFNLLDVYLDAAFFPNLDYLNFRQEGWRHAFEGDKLVYQGIVFNEMKGAFNSPMRALDSGIASTLLKGTTYEVESGGDPLDIPELTHAMLKEFHASHYHPSQAVIMTAGNIEASAVQEQVAERVLSKLSGFSPRRLPQLAPAWTAPQENVVKIPSQEARDDEFGLQFAWLLGESSDPLAFYHAHLLSAGLLGESSAPVMRAMESAGYGRPSDMNGRDAGTRQMVFHIGMEGLTEEQIADAHARIWTALEETAEEGIPAAVLHAALRDIKYGQREISSGRMPYGLGRLLHALPLAMYDGDVMDAFDNAAILETLEQQIDDPEFFKQLVRELIANPTRLTTRVVPDAAFFTERAAQEDAKLAALQASLSDEQRAHIVAESAALDAHQQLPSNSEVLPRIRPGDVSAHPRPALAIPDAVNGAVAFSIASNGISYANVLYDVSHLPEASWPWLRLYTDLAPELGVGDMSFDDASAWRQSMVPSFHIGLEAIPRPQQTMRVELSFSASGLREEHEAIAAVLSAWIAKPRFDEEERLAFLIESLVQDKLSSLAESGSRYAMLASTAPLSPMRRFDDLIGGPAALPFYRRLQQLSKTSEGLQEIARELDALHAHIIAQPPTVLCAGLDQDGVILAGLLDLPRVDQTAAKAEVVEEGAVNAPPVVPLVLANTALHATSQINHCFVSWTVPGVHSPDASALAVAAELMTNQVLHTALREKGGAYGGSASYAAGAGTFTLSSYRDPRLAGTYADFDVTLTQILDGTFSQEQVEEAIICVIKGLDKPHSPYAEALTAWNMQQRGTTEAVRQQFRTGVLTCTLEQIKAVTRTWLKDGQPSRAAFAGNTTQDLAGLEVVDLLALAS, from the coding sequence ATGAGCACATTTGAAAAAGTCAGCAGCAACTTCATTCCAGTCTTGCAGGCAACCATCGAGCAATACGTCGAGCCCGCATCGGGCATGCGCCATATCCACATGCATACCGAGCAGGCTGAAATGGTGTTCCTGGTGGCCTTTCCCACCGTGCCTGAAGTGAGCGACGGCCGCGCGCATATCCTGGAACACCTGGCCTTGTGCGGTTCGGCCCGCTATCCGGTGCGCGACCCGTTCTTCTCGATGCTGCGCCGCTCGACGGCCACCTTCATGAATGCGATGACCTATCCGGACCGCACCGTGTATCCGTTCGCCAGCACCGACCGCAAGGATTTCTTCAATCTGCTGGACGTCTACCTGGACGCCGCCTTCTTCCCGAATCTCGACTACCTGAACTTCCGCCAGGAAGGCTGGCGCCATGCGTTCGAAGGCGACAAACTGGTGTACCAGGGCATCGTCTTCAATGAAATGAAGGGCGCCTTCAACAGCCCCATGCGCGCGCTCGACAGCGGCATCGCCAGCACCTTGTTGAAAGGCACCACGTACGAAGTGGAATCGGGCGGCGATCCGCTCGATATCCCGGAACTGACGCACGCCATGCTGAAGGAATTCCACGCCAGCCACTACCATCCTTCGCAAGCCGTGATCATGACCGCCGGCAATATCGAAGCATCGGCCGTGCAGGAACAGGTGGCCGAGCGCGTGCTGTCGAAACTGAGCGGCTTTTCACCGCGGCGCCTGCCGCAACTGGCCCCGGCCTGGACCGCGCCGCAGGAAAACGTCGTGAAAATTCCGTCGCAGGAAGCGCGCGACGATGAATTCGGCCTGCAGTTCGCCTGGCTGCTCGGCGAATCGTCCGATCCGCTGGCGTTCTACCACGCCCACCTGCTGTCGGCCGGCCTGCTCGGCGAATCGTCGGCACCCGTGATGCGCGCCATGGAATCGGCCGGTTACGGCCGTCCGTCGGACATGAACGGCCGCGACGCCGGCACGCGCCAGATGGTGTTCCATATCGGCATGGAAGGCTTGACGGAAGAACAGATCGCCGACGCCCATGCCCGCATCTGGACCGCGCTGGAAGAAACGGCCGAAGAGGGCATTCCGGCCGCCGTGCTGCATGCGGCCCTGCGCGACATCAAATATGGCCAGCGCGAAATCAGCAGCGGCCGCATGCCATACGGCCTGGGCCGCTTGCTGCACGCCTTGCCGCTGGCCATGTATGACGGCGACGTGATGGATGCCTTCGACAATGCGGCCATCCTGGAAACGCTGGAACAGCAGATCGACGACCCGGAATTTTTCAAGCAGCTGGTACGCGAGCTGATCGCCAATCCGACGCGTTTGACCACCCGCGTGGTGCCCGATGCCGCCTTCTTCACGGAACGCGCGGCCCAGGAAGACGCGAAACTGGCGGCCTTGCAGGCCAGCCTGAGCGACGAACAGCGCGCCCATATCGTGGCAGAGTCCGCAGCGCTTGACGCGCACCAGCAACTGCCGTCGAACTCGGAAGTGCTGCCGCGCATCCGCCCGGGCGACGTCAGCGCGCATCCGCGCCCGGCGCTGGCGATTCCCGACGCCGTCAACGGCGCGGTGGCGTTTTCGATCGCCTCGAACGGCATCAGCTACGCCAACGTGCTGTACGACGTGTCGCATCTGCCGGAAGCGTCGTGGCCATGGCTGCGCCTGTACACCGACCTGGCGCCGGAACTCGGTGTGGGCGACATGTCGTTCGACGACGCCAGCGCCTGGCGCCAGAGCATGGTGCCCTCGTTCCATATCGGCCTGGAAGCGATTCCACGCCCGCAGCAGACCATGCGCGTGGAACTGTCGTTCTCGGCCAGCGGCCTGCGCGAAGAACACGAGGCGATCGCCGCCGTGCTGTCGGCCTGGATCGCAAAACCGCGCTTCGATGAGGAAGAGCGCCTGGCCTTCCTGATCGAAAGCCTGGTGCAGGACAAATTGAGCAGCCTGGCCGAGTCCGGCAGCCGCTACGCCATGCTGGCCTCGACCGCGCCGCTGTCGCCGATGCGCCGCTTCGACGACCTGATCGGCGGCCCGGCCGCGCTGCCGTTCTACCGCCGCTTGCAGCAGCTGAGCAAGACCTCCGAGGGCTTGCAGGAAATCGCGCGCGAACTCGACGCCCTGCACGCCCACATCATCGCCCAGCCGCCGACCGTGCTGTGCGCCGGCCTGGACCAGGACGGCGTGATCCTGGCCGGCCTGCTGGACCTGCCACGCGTCGACCAGACTGCGGCAAAGGCAGAAGTGGTGGAAGAAGGCGCGGTGAACGCGCCACCGGTGGTGCCGCTGGTGCTGGCCAATACGGCCTTGCACGCGACCAGCCAGATCAACCATTGCTTCGTCTCCTGGACCGTGCCCGGCGTGCACAGCCCGGACGCATCGGCGCTGGCCGTGGCGGCCGAACTGATGACCAACCAGGTGCTGCATACGGCCCTGCGCGAAAAAGGCGGCGCCTATGGCGGCAGCGCCAGCTATGCGGCCGGCGCGGGCACGTTCACCCTCAGCTCCTACCGCGATCCGCGCCTGGCCGGCACCTATGCCGACTTCGACGTGACCCTGACGCAGATCCTCGACGGCACGTTCTCGCAGGAACAAGTTGAAGAAGCCATCATCTGCGTGATCAAGGGCCTGGACAAGCCGCACTCGCCGTATGCGGAAGCGCTGACGGCCTGGAATATGCAGCAGCGCGGCACGACGGAAGCCGTGCGCCAGCAGTTCCGCACTGGCGTGCTGACCTGCACGCTGGAGCAGATCAAGGCCGTCACGCGTACCTGGCTGAAAGACGGCCAGCCGAGCCGCGCCGCGTTTGCGGGCAATACGACGCAAGACCTGGCGGGGCTGGAAGTGGTGGATTTGCTGGCGCTGGCGAGTTAA
- a CDS encoding IS110 family transposase has translation MFNLGIDVAKAKLDCALRLPNGKHRNKVVENNHKGFAALSEWLLKHDAGNPRVCMEATGTYWEGVAEYLAGLGMVVSVINPAQMKAFGASRMVRTKTDKVDAQLIADFAHERQPQPWTAPSPAAQALRALVLRLEAVQAMRLQETNRLDVAREAVRQGIEDHIAWLDKEIKELIRAIKRHIDDDPDLRDKRELLDSIPGLGERTIPVLLSYYADTERFDNAKQAVAFAGLDPRQHESGSSVRGKPRMSKIGHSFLRKALYMPAMVTVYRTPWGQRFGQRLSAAGKPPKLIIGAMMRKLVHVAFGVLRSGKIFDPTLHNA, from the coding sequence ATGTTTAATTTAGGAATCGACGTTGCCAAGGCCAAGCTGGACTGCGCACTGCGCCTGCCCAATGGCAAGCACCGTAACAAGGTAGTAGAGAACAATCACAAAGGATTTGCTGCACTGAGCGAATGGCTGCTCAAGCATGATGCCGGCAACCCGAGAGTATGTATGGAAGCGACTGGCACTTACTGGGAAGGGGTTGCCGAATATCTGGCCGGACTTGGCATGGTGGTCAGTGTCATCAATCCGGCACAGATGAAGGCCTTTGGCGCCTCGCGCATGGTACGCACCAAGACCGACAAGGTCGACGCGCAGTTGATTGCCGACTTTGCCCATGAGCGCCAACCGCAGCCGTGGACAGCGCCGTCGCCCGCCGCGCAGGCACTGCGCGCCTTGGTGCTGCGCCTCGAAGCGGTGCAAGCGATGCGGTTGCAGGAAACGAATCGGCTCGACGTCGCGCGAGAAGCGGTACGCCAGGGTATCGAGGATCACATTGCCTGGCTCGACAAAGAAATCAAGGAACTCATTCGCGCCATCAAGCGCCATATCGACGATGATCCGGATTTACGCGATAAGCGCGAGCTGCTCGACAGCATCCCTGGTCTGGGTGAGCGCACGATACCAGTGTTGCTGTCGTACTATGCCGATACCGAGCGCTTCGACAACGCCAAGCAAGCCGTGGCGTTTGCGGGACTCGACCCGCGCCAGCACGAGTCAGGATCGAGCGTACGTGGCAAGCCACGCATGTCGAAGATTGGTCACAGTTTCCTGCGAAAGGCGCTGTACATGCCAGCCATGGTGACCGTATACAGGACACCATGGGGTCAGCGCTTTGGTCAGCGGCTCAGCGCTGCCGGCAAGCCACCGAAACTGATCATCGGCGCCATGATGCGCAAGCTGGTGCACGTGGCATTCGGCGTGCTCAGGTCGGGAAAAATATTTGATCCAACCTTGCACAACGCTTGA
- a CDS encoding VOC family protein translates to MSRKLFVNLPVKELDRSVQFFTALGFSFNAHFTDETATCMIVSESSFVMLLTEEKFKQFTPKQLCDTTQATEVLVCLSAESRAEVDQLVAKAVAAGGSLYKEPLDFGFMYGHSFQDPDGHQWEVMFMEPEAIPS, encoded by the coding sequence ATGTCCCGCAAACTATTTGTCAACCTGCCCGTCAAGGAACTCGACCGCTCGGTACAGTTTTTCACCGCACTGGGCTTCAGTTTCAACGCCCATTTTACGGATGAAACGGCGACCTGCATGATCGTCAGCGAGAGCAGTTTCGTGATGCTGCTGACGGAGGAAAAATTCAAACAGTTCACGCCCAAGCAGCTGTGCGATACAACGCAGGCGACAGAAGTACTGGTGTGTCTGTCGGCCGAGAGCCGGGCCGAAGTCGATCAGCTGGTGGCGAAAGCCGTGGCGGCCGGCGGCAGCCTCTACAAGGAGCCGCTCGATTTCGGCTTCATGTATGGCCACAGTTTCCAGGATCCGGACGGCCATCAGTGGGAAGTGATGTTTATGGAACCGGAAGCGATCCCATCATGA
- a CDS encoding AraC family transcriptional regulator: MLLQESDTPEWMRRQRDAGDGEGRFEQTTIDDGLLLVHSDFRPRQALVEQAVRSGEAGGLVITVGLHGRSGYVGHDGARLRFEQGHTTVSAFRQGSGERRFEAGQRVAQLRLLVDEPALARYGHAALLPEHGVRPLGFGATTRASGLLVRSLLHAHDALAMHIGVLSLLSEQLRALQPAPVMTTRWSEAEIAKIERVHALMEEQLAQELTLAYLCAQVGLSLFKLKQGWRHRYHDSPYRTLLALRMRRAHLLLENGCQVAQAGWQVGYRHPANFSAAFSRYFGYAAKTVGRAGV, translated from the coding sequence ATGCTGTTACAGGAATCCGACACGCCCGAATGGATGCGCCGCCAGCGCGATGCCGGCGATGGCGAAGGCCGTTTCGAGCAGACGACCATCGACGACGGGCTGCTGCTGGTGCATTCCGATTTCCGCCCGCGCCAGGCGCTGGTCGAGCAGGCCGTGCGCAGCGGCGAGGCGGGAGGACTGGTGATTACCGTCGGGCTGCACGGCCGGTCCGGCTATGTCGGGCACGACGGCGCCCGATTGCGCTTCGAACAGGGCCATACGACGGTGTCCGCGTTTCGCCAGGGCAGCGGCGAGCGCCGTTTCGAGGCGGGCCAGCGCGTGGCGCAATTGCGCCTGCTGGTCGATGAACCGGCGCTGGCGCGCTATGGCCATGCGGCGTTGCTGCCCGAGCATGGCGTGCGGCCGCTGGGGTTTGGCGCCACCACGCGCGCCAGCGGCTTGCTGGTGCGTTCCCTGCTGCATGCACACGATGCGCTGGCCATGCATATCGGCGTGCTCAGCTTGCTGTCCGAACAGCTGCGCGCGCTGCAGCCGGCGCCCGTCATGACGACGCGCTGGAGCGAGGCCGAGATCGCGAAAATCGAGCGCGTCCATGCGCTGATGGAAGAACAGCTGGCGCAGGAACTGACGCTAGCCTATCTGTGCGCACAGGTGGGCCTGAGCCTGTTCAAGCTGAAACAGGGCTGGCGCCACCGCTACCACGACAGCCCGTATCGCACCCTGCTGGCGCTGCGCATGCGGCGTGCCCATCTGTTGCTGGAAAACGGCTGCCAGGTGGCGCAAGCGGGCTGGCAGGTGGGCTACCGCCATCCGGCCAATTTCAGCGCCGCCTTCAGCCGGTATTTTGGCTATGCGGCGAAGACGGTGGGGCGCGCCGGCGTTTGA
- a CDS encoding TonB-dependent receptor, whose protein sequence is MSSFPLTGPLRPRFILSTLLLSAPCAVHADEAALPVVTISASKQEQLLAQTPASVSVFDDDRLQAAGARGLEDLATMTPGLSFQPFGQAGVLSPVMRGLTANFFSFSSATLLLNDGVPVLMAQGFDDNLLGVERVEVLRGPQGTLYGRNAEAGVIAIYSRLPGNVPHSTVEVVAGSRDKRAVRVDLSRALIADTLYASVGLEKRRQNGFISNRNTGRKEDGRDSEHLKLALRWTPDALTEAIVRYRHVAYDDGSALWGAVATGPTAARATVQSGTPSWNRSTGSSVSLDLTRQLAPDLALRSITARSDVHDKAQQDTDFRPADLLHIARDHHFRTISQELRLNGKLGAAQWLAGVYADRDDHDLLNQQKLPLALTRSAAKLGGNSAAVFTDWNVPLGGAWSIDGGARYERDKVHYATPAGARQDGNWSRYTPKLSLRYQLSQAQQLYATWSDGFRAGGYNVFAPSSRYTAFSPETVRAIELGAKGTLGKRLRYAAAVYRMQIDEMQVQQMPTPGMVYLTNAASARSAGAELEVDYLLGRGWQAQAALAWNRTRFAQFRDGASNYDGKHNPFAPDRSAQLSLRHDTDKGWHGQAALSGVGAIFLDAANRYRRNGHALLNLSAGYRRGDWDLVAHVNNAADRRHDAVGYQNGIVTVYSPPREAGLTLRWSR, encoded by the coding sequence ATGTCGTCTTTTCCCCTCACCGGCCCTTTGCGGCCCCGCTTCATCCTCTCCACGCTGCTGCTGTCGGCGCCTTGCGCCGTTCATGCGGACGAGGCCGCCTTGCCGGTGGTGACCATCAGCGCCAGCAAGCAGGAGCAATTGCTGGCGCAAACGCCAGCCAGCGTGAGCGTATTCGACGACGACCGCCTGCAGGCCGCCGGCGCGCGCGGGCTGGAAGACCTGGCCACCATGACGCCGGGCCTGTCCTTCCAGCCTTTCGGCCAGGCGGGCGTGCTGTCGCCCGTGATGCGCGGCCTGACGGCCAATTTCTTTTCCTTTTCCAGCGCCACCCTGCTGCTCAACGATGGCGTGCCGGTGCTGATGGCGCAGGGCTTTGACGACAATCTGCTCGGCGTCGAACGGGTGGAAGTACTGCGCGGCCCGCAAGGCACCTTGTATGGGCGCAACGCGGAGGCGGGCGTGATCGCCATCTATTCCAGGCTACCCGGCAACGTGCCGCACAGCACGGTGGAAGTGGTGGCGGGCAGCCGCGACAAGCGCGCCGTGCGCGTGGATTTATCGCGCGCGCTGATCGCCGATACCCTGTACGCCAGCGTCGGCCTGGAAAAACGCCGCCAGAATGGCTTTATCAGCAACCGGAACACGGGACGCAAGGAAGACGGCCGCGACAGCGAACACCTGAAACTGGCGCTGCGCTGGACGCCCGATGCGCTGACCGAGGCGATTGTCCGCTACCGCCATGTCGCCTATGACGATGGCAGCGCCCTGTGGGGTGCCGTCGCCACCGGCCCCACGGCCGCGCGCGCCACGGTGCAGTCGGGCACGCCCAGCTGGAACCGATCCACCGGCAGCAGCGTGTCGCTGGACCTCACGCGCCAGCTGGCGCCCGACCTCGCGCTGCGGTCGATCACGGCGCGCAGCGACGTCCATGACAAGGCGCAACAGGATACGGATTTCCGGCCGGCCGACCTGCTGCATATCGCGCGCGACCACCACTTCCGCACCATCTCGCAGGAGCTGCGCCTCAATGGCAAGCTGGGCGCGGCGCAGTGGCTGGCCGGCGTGTATGCCGACCGCGATGATCACGACCTGCTGAACCAACAGAAACTGCCGCTGGCCCTCACGCGCAGTGCCGCGAAACTGGGCGGCAATTCGGCGGCCGTGTTCACCGACTGGAACGTGCCGCTGGGCGGCGCCTGGAGCATCGATGGCGGCGCGCGCTACGAACGCGACAAGGTCCACTACGCCACGCCCGCCGGCGCGCGCCAGGATGGCAACTGGAGCCGCTACACGCCCAAGCTGTCGCTGCGGTATCAGCTGAGCCAGGCGCAGCAGCTGTACGCCACCTGGAGCGACGGTTTCCGCGCCGGCGGCTACAACGTGTTTGCGCCGTCATCGCGCTATACAGCGTTTTCGCCGGAAACCGTGCGTGCCATCGAACTGGGCGCCAAAGGCACGCTGGGGAAACGGCTGCGCTATGCGGCCGCCGTCTACCGCATGCAGATCGACGAAATGCAGGTGCAGCAGATGCCCACGCCCGGCATGGTCTACCTGACCAATGCGGCCAGCGCGCGCTCGGCGGGGGCGGAGTTGGAAGTCGACTACCTGCTGGGGCGTGGCTGGCAGGCGCAGGCGGCGCTGGCCTGGAACCGCACGCGCTTCGCGCAGTTTCGCGATGGCGCCAGCAACTACGACGGCAAGCACAATCCCTTCGCGCCCGACCGCAGCGCCCAGCTGTCCCTGCGCCATGACACCGACAAGGGCTGGCATGGCCAGGCCGCCCTCAGCGGCGTGGGCGCCATCTTCCTCGACGCGGCCAACCGCTACCGGCGCAATGGCCATGCCCTGCTGAACCTGTCGGCCGGCTACCGCAGGGGCGACTGGGACCTGGTGGCCCATGTCAACAATGCCGCCGACCGCCGCCATGACGCGGTCGGCTACCAGAACGGCATCGTCACCGTCTACAGTCCGCCGCGCGAGGCGGGCCTGACATTGCGCTGGTCGCGCTGA
- a CDS encoding class I SAM-dependent methyltransferase: MSFHTPHRLQPYWDLAVAPVQADALAATLELGIFDALETPHTAAQLALSLALHAPHTALLLELLWSMQLLDRNVADEAGDKPASYRCAATAHRYFCRSSAAFCGDAWLYRLHALRHFGTQLHSLVRDGGKPTLSSYNTSTGVNWAAAAQQQIGQEQRAVTMRAALSVMERIAPFTSRDTPLRLLDLGGGPGWVAIALAQAHARMQATVFDWPETVAVAAANIAHAGLSERIDTLAGDLGVDEIGSGYDLVWCSSVLHFVPDMQAALHKMHAALAPGGVLVCVQAEIAPTPDDASRVLPYYLPMRMLGRNVTRQGELAMHLQAAGWRQVEQYQASDFPMAPVQVLIARKASL, encoded by the coding sequence ATGTCATTCCATACCCCTCATCGCCTGCAACCGTACTGGGACCTGGCCGTCGCGCCGGTCCAGGCCGATGCACTGGCCGCCACACTGGAACTGGGCATTTTCGATGCCCTGGAAACGCCGCATACGGCGGCCCAGTTGGCCTTGTCGCTGGCGCTGCACGCGCCCCATACGGCACTGCTGCTGGAACTGCTGTGGAGCATGCAGCTGCTCGACCGCAACGTGGCCGACGAGGCCGGCGACAAGCCGGCCAGCTACCGCTGCGCGGCCACGGCGCACCGGTATTTCTGCCGCAGCTCGGCTGCCTTTTGCGGCGACGCGTGGCTGTACCGCCTGCATGCGCTGCGCCATTTCGGCACGCAGCTGCACAGCCTGGTGCGCGACGGCGGCAAGCCGACCTTGTCGTCCTATAACACCTCGACCGGCGTCAACTGGGCCGCCGCCGCGCAGCAGCAGATCGGCCAGGAGCAGCGTGCGGTGACCATGCGCGCGGCGCTGTCGGTGATGGAGCGCATCGCGCCGTTCACGTCACGCGACACGCCACTGCGCCTGCTGGACCTGGGCGGCGGTCCCGGCTGGGTCGCCATCGCGCTGGCGCAAGCCCATGCGCGCATGCAGGCCACGGTGTTCGACTGGCCGGAAACGGTGGCCGTGGCGGCTGCCAATATCGCCCATGCGGGGCTGTCGGAACGTATCGATACGCTCGCTGGCGACCTGGGCGTTGACGAGATCGGCAGCGGCTACGACCTGGTGTGGTGCTCGTCCGTGCTGCACTTCGTGCCGGACATGCAGGCGGCCCTGCACAAGATGCATGCGGCGCTGGCGCCCGGTGGCGTGCTGGTCTGCGTGCAGGCGGAAATCGCGCCCACGCCCGACGATGCGTCGCGCGTGCTGCCATATTATTTGCCGATGCGCATGCTGGGCCGCAACGTCACGCGCCAGGGTGAACTGGCGATGCACTTGCAGGCGGCCGGCTGGCGGCAGGTGGAGCAATACCAGGCCAGCGACTTTCCCATGGCGCCGGTGCAGGTACTGATCGCCCGCAAGGCCAGCCTGTGA
- a CDS encoding MFS transporter — MNAARQTALRQALFGWLNLALTAPAVYLWLGLPLLMRQQGWSGVDIGLFQLAGVPALFKFVLAAPIERSAGAGKGRAYRRWSIALCLLFCALLLVLGWRDWLDHRMTLFALAMGAALLATWTDIPVNALAIRMLPEAQRLRAGGIRSAALSLGAIVGGGLMLLLQTRWGWRAPFWLMAALLAFGAAGLCWLPRPSRDDAVAPDASGNWRGYFAQRAAPRWNVLLLLCFPFIGSAWFYLKPLLLDHGFAAGQVALIAGVGGGVVAALASLATVRLVRRIGVVGALPGVTMLSLLALLALALAVWLRSPAGLIAAALLVALAMGAAASLAFGLMMYFARPGHSAADYGVQASLFAAGRMAVPLAAGVLLDQAGYGGMLLGLAVAMAAVTVLAYDSRALIASRTSDQSRS, encoded by the coding sequence GTGAACGCGGCGCGGCAGACCGCCTTGCGCCAGGCCTTGTTCGGCTGGCTCAACCTGGCCCTGACGGCGCCCGCCGTCTACCTGTGGCTGGGCCTGCCCCTGCTCATGCGCCAGCAGGGCTGGTCAGGCGTCGACATCGGCCTGTTCCAGCTGGCCGGTGTGCCGGCCCTGTTCAAATTCGTGCTGGCCGCCCCCATCGAGCGCAGCGCCGGCGCCGGCAAGGGGCGCGCTTACCGGCGCTGGAGTATCGCCCTGTGCCTGCTGTTCTGCGCGCTGCTGCTGGTGCTCGGATGGCGCGACTGGCTGGACCACCGCATGACGCTGTTCGCGCTGGCCATGGGCGCGGCGCTGCTGGCCACCTGGACCGACATTCCCGTCAATGCGCTGGCCATCCGCATGCTGCCCGAAGCGCAGCGCCTGCGCGCCGGCGGCATCCGTTCGGCGGCCCTGTCGCTGGGCGCGATTGTCGGCGGCGGCCTGATGCTGTTGCTGCAGACACGCTGGGGCTGGCGCGCGCCGTTCTGGCTGATGGCCGCCTTGCTGGCCTTCGGCGCGGCGGGACTGTGCTGGCTGCCGCGTCCCTCCCGGGACGACGCCGTGGCGCCTGACGCATCCGGCAACTGGCGCGGCTATTTTGCGCAGCGTGCCGCGCCGCGCTGGAACGTCTTGCTGCTGCTGTGCTTTCCATTCATCGGCAGCGCCTGGTTTTATTTGAAACCGCTGCTGCTCGACCATGGTTTTGCGGCCGGGCAAGTAGCGCTGATCGCCGGCGTGGGCGGCGGCGTGGTGGCCGCGCTGGCCAGCCTGGCCACGGTGCGTCTCGTGCGCCGCATCGGCGTGGTCGGCGCGCTGCCCGGCGTAACCATGCTGAGCCTGCTGGCATTGCTGGCCCTGGCGCTGGCCGTGTGGCTGCGCTCGCCCGCCGGCCTGATCGCTGCGGCCCTGCTGGTGGCCCTGGCGATGGGCGCGGCGGCCAGCCTGGCGTTTGGCCTGATGATGTATTTCGCGCGGCCCGGCCACAGCGCCGCCGATTACGGCGTGCAGGCCAGCCTGTTCGCGGCCGGCCGCATGGCCGTGCCGCTGGCGGCCGGCGTGCTGCTCGACCAGGCAGGCTATGGTGGCATGCTGCTGGGGCTGGCCGTGGCGATGGCCGCCGTGACCGTGCTGGCCTATGACAGCCGGGCGCTGATCGCATCACGGACAAGCGATCAGTCCAGGTCATGA
- a CDS encoding SDR family oxidoreductase: MSQNIAGKVVIITGASSGLGAATARHLAALGASVVLGARRMDLLNALAEDITAAGGKAAIARTDVTQAADLTRLVETALAVFGKVDVLINNAGLMAIAPLDALKVDEWERMIDINIKGVLYGIAAVLPYFKAQGSGHFITISSVAGAKVFSPGGTVYSGTKFAVRAISEGLRHEVGGAIRTTTILPGAVDTELTNGSSHADSATALKEFYKQAIPADSVARAVAYAIEQPDGVDINEIVLRPTVQEF, translated from the coding sequence ATGAGTCAGAATATCGCGGGAAAAGTCGTCATCATCACCGGCGCCAGCAGCGGCCTGGGCGCCGCCACCGCGCGCCACCTGGCGGCGCTGGGCGCGTCTGTCGTGCTCGGTGCGCGGCGCATGGACCTGCTCAATGCGCTGGCCGAGGACATCACGGCGGCCGGCGGCAAGGCCGCCATCGCCCGTACCGACGTCACGCAGGCGGCCGACCTGACGCGCCTTGTGGAAACGGCCCTGGCCGTGTTCGGCAAGGTCGACGTGCTGATCAACAATGCGGGCCTGATGGCCATCGCCCCTCTCGACGCGCTGAAAGTCGATGAATGGGAGCGCATGATCGACATCAATATCAAGGGCGTACTGTACGGTATCGCGGCGGTCTTGCCCTACTTCAAGGCGCAGGGCAGCGGCCACTTCATCACGATTTCGTCGGTGGCCGGCGCGAAAGTGTTCAGTCCGGGCGGCACTGTCTACAGCGGCACCAAGTTTGCCGTGCGCGCCATCTCGGAAGGCTTGCGCCATGAAGTGGGCGGCGCCATCCGCACCACCACCATCCTGCCGGGCGCGGTCGATACGGAATTGACGAATGGCAGCAGCCACGCCGACAGCGCGACCGCCCTGAAAGAATTCTACAAGCAGGCCATTCCCGCCGATTCGGTGGCGCGCGCCGTGGCCTACGCCATCGAGCAGCCGGACGGCGTGGACATCAACGAAATCGTGCTGCGCCCCACCGTGCAGGAATTTTAA